The Mauremys reevesii isolate NIE-2019 linkage group 1, ASM1616193v1, whole genome shotgun sequence genome has a segment encoding these proteins:
- the USF3 gene encoding basic helix-loop-helix domain-containing protein USF3 isoform X3: MILDQAFKYITEMKRQNDELLLNGGNNEQAEEIKKLRKQLDELQKENGRYIELLKANDICLYDDPTIHWKGNLKSAKVSVVIPSDQVQKNIIVYSNGSQPGGNTQGASVQGITFNVGHNLQKQTANVVPVQRTCNLVTPVTISGVYPTENKPWSQTTVSPLASNQPVPAENILELSTSENEQDMLTSATASSQNASQSGTEQELQCSSSSTPQNDQNVPKIKNGQECTKLMKKTIMHGISIPSNTTVEASQVQQVNVTSSSIQGARSEFQESFVVSATDTTCTPSVRLSIVDSLSSVNILKSTDLLSSAGVPVTSAIETVKAVTAISTLPAGPLDNCWSFSGSSGVGTSDLKNMSSLTRIPSAGITQTTWTTLQLAGNTVQPLTQTPSSVMTALLNEPVNGAGTISSTQNRHLAPSVSLNTSVPGDGQAAEQIVVTLPSCPSVPMQPLITQPQVKTQPAGNIFPLNSAMQVIQMAQTIGSAVTAVPANQNVIILQPPNTTPCPPVVRAEVPSQTVSQQIVIIQAANQNSLPLLSAQPPGSLRVPVNGASPIASSNNSVQNTSAPQTFGGKHLVHILPRPPSLPSSSATQTFSVTMSNQQQPQTISLNGQLFALQPMMSSSGASNQAPMQIIQPTTSEDPNTNVALNTFGALANLNQSISQMAGQSCLQLSLSQPTNPTTASSQIAPINCVSLPTSAASSIATESSTVLSSASNSINTSPKKASAGLPSNIKSRRTNKKTNIKKHLAANSKASCPVNPCRDAGKLDCTNVEATAEHSNSEGLLENMPVVSQALAVSQANSMAAPTDVSISDCQSKETLSSEQMVSLPELNSTGIPSSSPLESVMSEQFVLVPSSSKDSTALLQTSQNNLLPDSVLPESSKSCVTTSISMSSATEAHVTISQVSGASAPQNSIMTDHASEAESISETCSVGQESSIVMQTTDLLEGQGLTKMLSDLTKERTAMLKPSFSLQVEHSDFPPENSKTIKSNVDLPEKQELLLMNTEGDTLMQHHSCISDQEVVSGSLIASRQADSPMSTSSGSSRGFSVASMLPDTSREDVTSSTSTNTCNSCTFSEQTDIVALAARAIFDQENLEKSGGGIQVNLRDAASKSSEVAPLESEQQPFKPQTVKANVGQLEAAPNKFHAQDPVQTNVDRPVEKPSCSVGVEASNTVQISTSQSPTVTSLSVNNLIHQSRIIHPLVSCSGLSQPSEQAAVPATGIRSISSSSYVSQSPGSAMMTEYAQDQLSAIRANTMQAPQMQEPHLKQQNHESRKDSAKRAVQEDLLLSSAKRQKPCQTTPVRLEGVALTNRTPDSIADQTQMLINQIPPNSSNPVVTVSNQGHTDGLNRLFPSNNNFVTSSLRQNEVQCSSQPSISEQQGQAGGQHLQAIQHVPAQGVSHLHSNHPYLKQQQAGQLRERHHLYQLQHHVPHAESSVHSQSHSVHQQRAIQQEVQMQKKRSLVQGTQASQLSLQQKHHGNDQTRQKSGQPHPHHQQIQQQMQQHFGASQPEKNCENPPTSRNHHNHPQSHLNQDIMHHQQQDGGNRQQGSGVSSEHVSGHNQMQRLLTARGLEQQMVSQPSIVTRPSDMTCAPHRQERNRVSSYSAEALIGKTPSNSEQRIGISLQGSRVPDQLEMRSYLDVSRNKGLVIHNMQSRISVDHAVGSEVQRLSDCQTFKPNGASQQPTGNFDVQASRNSEIGNSVSSLRGMQSQAFRISQNTGPPIERQKRLPYQPVRGIPTGNALPPRDNENTCHQSFMQSLLAPHLGDQVSGSQRSISEHQRNTQCSASSTIEYNCPPARESVHIRRDGEGQNRESCDMSMGTINTRNSSLNIPFSSSSSSGDIQGRNTSPNISVQKSNPMRMTDSHGTKSHMNTPVSSNMHGVVRPALPHPAISHGNAEQGQPSVRQPNSSVTQRSRHPLQDNSGSKIRQPERNRTGNQRHGNVFDPSLPHLPLSTGGSMILGRQQSTIEKRGSIVRFMSDGPQVSNDNAAPDQHALSQNFGFPFIPEGSMNPPINANTSFIPPVTQPSATRTPALIPVDPQNTLPSFYPPYSPAHPTLSNDISIPYFPNQMFPNPSTEKPSSGGLNNRFGSILSPPRPVGFAQPSFPLLPDMPPMHMANTSHLSNFNLTSLFPEIATALPPDGSAMSPLLSIANTSASDSSKQSSNRPAHNISHILGHDCSSAV; this comes from the coding sequence AGAGAACTTGCAACTTAGTGACTCCTGTGACCATCTCTGGTGTTTACCCCACAGAAAACAAGCCATGGTCTCAGACCACAGTTTCTCCATTGGCGTCCAATCAACCAGTTCCTGCTGAGAATATTCTTGAGCTTTCCACCTCAGAGAATGAGCAGGACATGCTTACCTCTGCTACTGCAAGCTCACAGAATGCTTCTCAGTCTGGGACAGAACAAGAATTACAGTGTTCCTCAAGTAGCACACCACAGAATGATCAAAATGTCCCCAAAATTAAAAACGGACAAGAATGCACCAAGTTAATGAAAAAAACAATCATGCATGGTATCAGCATTCCTTCTAACACCACCGTAGAGGCCTCTCAAGTTCAACAGGTGAATGTGACCTCTTCAAGCATACAGGGTGCTAGAAGTGAATTTCAAGAAAGCTTTGTCGTTTCAGCAACTGATACCACTTGTACCCCATCTGTGAGACTCTCCATTGTGGATAGCCTCTCTTCAGTAAACATCCTCAAAAGTACAGACTTACTAAGTAGTGCTGGGGTGCCTGTGACTTCTGCAATAGAAACCGTTAAGGCTGTAACAGCAATAAGCACATTGCCTGCTGGTCCATTAGACAACTGTTGGTCTTTTTCAGGCTCTTCAGGTGTTGGCACTTCTGATTTGAAAAACATGAGTAGCCTTACACGGATCCCTTCAGCTGGAATCACACAAACCACATGGACTACTTTGCAGCTAGCGGGAAACACCGTTCAGCCACTAACCCAGACACCATCCAGTGTTATGACTGCATTGTTAAACGAGCCAGTTAATGGTGCTGGTACCATATCTTCCACCCAGAACAGACATTTGGCACCAAGCGTCAGTTTGAATACTTCTGTGCCTGGAGATGGGCAGGCAGCTGAACAAATTGTTGTTACCTTGCCCTCTTGCCCATCTGTACCTATGCAGCCATTAATCACTCAACCACAGGTTAAAACACAGCCTGCTGGAAACatctttccattgaattcagcTATGCAGGTAATTCAGATGGCTCAGACAATTGGGTCAGCTGTTACTGCGGTACCTGCTAATCAGAATGTCATAATTCTGCAGCCTCCTAACACCACGCCATGTCCCCCAGTGGTGAGAGCTGAAGTCCCCAGCCAAACCGTTAGTCAACAGATTGTAATTATACAAGCAGCTAATCAGaattctcttcctctcctctctgCACAGCCCCCTGGTTCTCTCAGAGTTCCTGTGAATGGAGCCAGTCCAATAGCAAGCTCTAACAACTCTGTGCAAAATACCTCTGCTCCACAAACTTTTGGAGGGAAACATCTTGTCCATATATTACCAAGACCACCTTCTTTACCATCATCTAGCGCTACACAAACTTTTTCAGTTACAATGTCAAATCAACAACAGCCTCAGACTATTTCTTTAAATGGACAGCTGTTTGCATTGCAACCTATGATGTCCTCATCTGGAGCTTCAAATCAAGCCCCTATGCAAATTATTCAACCTACCACTAGCGAAGATCCGAATACCAATGTTGCCCTCAATACATTTGGTGCTTTAGCTAACCTCAATCAGAGCATATCACAAATGGCTGGGCAAAGCTGTTTACAGCTGTCCCTTAGTCAGCCTACTAATCCAACAACTGCCAGCAGCCAGATTGCCCCAATTAACTGTGTTTCATTACCAACTTCTGCAGCATCTTCCATAGCTACTGAAAGTTCAACAGTGTTATCCAGTGCTTCTAATTCTATAAACACTTCTCCAAAAAAAGCTTCTGCTGGTTTGCCATCAAACATAAAATCAAGAAGGACAAACAAAAAGACAAATATTAAAAAACATTTGGCAGCCAACAGCAAAGCATCATGTCCAGTGAATCCTTGCAGAGATGCAGGGAAACTTGATTGCACTAATGTGGAAGCTACAGCAGAGCATTCAAATAGTGAAGGACTGCTTGAAAACATGCCTGTAGTATCACAAGCCTTAGCTGTATCACAAGCAAACAGCATGGCAGCACCAACTGATGTAAGCATTTCTGACTGTCAATCCAAAGAGACTCTGAGTTCTGAACAGATGGTGAGCTTACCAGAGCTGAATTCAACAGGGATACCGAGTTCATCACCGCTAGAATCTGTGATGTCAGAACAGTTTGTACTAGTTCCATCAAGTTCCAAAGATTCCACTGCTCTTCTGCAAACATCTCAGAATAACCTGTTACCTGACTCTGTGTTGCCAGAATCTTCCAAATCGTGTGTTACCACCAGCATCTCAATGTCCTCTGCCACTGAAGCACACGTGACAATTTCTCAGGTTTCAGGGGCATCTGCACCACAAAACAGTATAATGACAGACCATGCTTCTGAGGCAGAAAGCATTTCAGAGACCTGCAGTGTTGGGCAAGAGTCATCAATTGTGATGCAAACCACAGACTTGTTAGAGGGACAAGGTCTAACCAAAATGCTGTCTGACCTTACTAAAGAAAGAACAGCGATGCTAAAACCCTCCTTTTCGCTTCAGGTGGAACATtctgatttccccccagaaaactCTAAAACAATAAAATCAAACGTTGATTTGCCTGAGAAGCAGGAACTTTTGTTAATGAACACTGAAGGTGACACTCTCATGCAACATCATTCCTGCATTTCCGATCAAGAGGTTGTTAGTGGTTCTCTTATTGCTAGCAGGCAGGCGGACTCTCCAATGTCAACTAGCTCTGGGAGTAGTCGTGGCTTCTCAGTTGCATCCATGTTGCCAGACACATCTAGGGAAGATGTTACCAGCAGCACATCAACAAATACATGTAACAGCTGCACTTTTTCAGAGCAAACTGACATTGTAGCTCTTGCAGCAAGAGCAATTTTTGACCAAGAGAACCTTGAAAAAAGTGGAGGAGGAATACAAGTTAACTTAAGGGATGCTGCCTCTAAGTCTTCTGAAGTTGCACCTTTGGAAAGCGAGCAGCAGCCTTTTAAACCACAAACAGTTAAAGCTAATGTAGGACAGTTGGAAGCAGCACCAAACAAATTCCATGCTCAGGATCCAGTGCAAACAAATGTTGATAGACCAGTGGAAAAACCAAGCTGTTCTGTAGGAGTGGAAGCATCAAATACTGTACAGATTTCAActtcccagtcaccaactgtAACCAGTTTAAGTGTAAATAATCTCATACATCAAAGTCGCATCATCCACCCTCTTGTAAGTTGCTCAGGTTTATCCCAGCCTTCAGAGCAAGCAGCTGTTCCTGCCACAGGGATTCGGTCCATATCATCTAGTTCCTATGTCAGTCAGTCTCCAGGATCAGCTATGATGACTGAATATGCTCAAGATCAACTGAGTGCTATTAGGGCAAACACCATGCAGGCTCCACAGATGCAGGAACCACACTTAAAGCAGCAAAACCATGAAAGTCGCAAAGACTCTGCTAAACGTGCTGTCCAAGAGGACCTTCTGCTTTCTTCAGCGAAGAGGCAGAAGCCGTGTCAGACAACGCCTGTCAGGCTTGAAGGCGTGGCATTGACGAACCGAACACCAGACAGTATTGCTGACCAAACTCAAATGTTGATTAATCAGATCCCTCCCAATTCATCCAATCCGGTTGTAACAGTGAGCAATCAAGGGCACACAGATGGTCTTAACAGATTATTCCCATCCAACAACAACTTTGTGACCTCTTCTTTGAGGCAAAATGAAGTTCAGTGCAGTTCTCAGCCATCCATTTCAGAGCAGCAAGGTCAGGCAGGAGGTCAGCATCTACAAGCTATACAACATGTACCTGCTCAAGGTGTATCGCATCTTCACAGTAACCACCCATACTTAAAACAGCAGCAGGCTGGACAGTTAAGAGAGAGGCATCACTTATATCAGCTACAGCACCATGTTCCTCATGCAGAGAGCTCAGTCCATTCTCAATCCCACAGTGTCCACCAACAAAGAGCAATACAGCAAGAGGTGCAAATGCAAAAGAAACGAAGCCTTGTCCAGGGAACCCAAGCCAGTCAACTTTCTTTACAGCAGAAGCATCATGGAAATGATCAAACTCGGCAAAAAAGTGGACAGCCTCATCCCCACCACCAGCAAATACAGCAGCAAATGCAGCAGCACTTTGGAGCTTCCCAGCCTGAAAAGAACTGTGAAAACCCTCCAACAAGCAGAAACCATCATAATCATCCTCAGAGTCATCTAAATCAGGATATTATGCATCATCAGCAACAGGATGGTGGCAACAGACAGCAAGGCTCAGGGGTTTCATCCGAACATGTATCTGGACATAATCAGATGCAGAGACTTCTGACCGCCAGGGGCTTGGAGCAACAAATGGTGTCCCAGCCAAGTATTGTAACCAGGCCATCGGAtatgacctgtgccccacacagACAAGAAAGAAACAGAGTTTCTAGTTACTCTGCAGAGGCACTTATTGGGAAGACGCCTTCTAATTCAGAACAGAGGATAGGGATATCCCTTCAAGGCTCTAGGGTTCCAGACCAGCTTGAAATGAGAAGTTACCTTGATGTTTCTAGGAATAAAGGTTTGGTAATTCATAACATGCAGAGTCGTATATCTGTAGACCATGCGGTTGGCTCAGAAGTTCAACGACTTTCTGATTGTCAGACATTCAAACCAAATGGGGCCAGCCAACAGCCAACAGGCAATTTTGATGTACAGGCCTCAAGAAATAGTGAAATTGGCAACTCTGTATCATCCCTCAGGGGCATGCAATCACAAGCTTTTCGAATTAGTCAAAATACTGGGCCACCCATAGAGAGACAAAAGAGATTGCCCTATCAACCGGTTCGGGGTATTCCAACGGGAAATGCTCTTCCGCCAAGGGACAATGAAAATACATGCCACCAAAGTTTTATGCAGAGTTTACTTGCCCCTCATCTTGGAGATCAGGTTAGTGGAAGCCAAAGATCAATTTCAGAACATCAGAGGAATACGCAGTGCAGTGCATCCTCCACAATTGAATATAATTGTCCCCCAGCACGAGAGAGCGTCCACATTCGAAGAGATGGTGAAGGTCAGAATAGAGAAAGTTGTGACATGTCTATGGGTACAATTAATACTAGGAATAGTTCTTTAAATATTCCTTTTTCAAGTTCTTCTTCCTCAGGAGATATTCAAGGTCGAAACACAAGCCCAAATATTTCTGTACAGAAGTCCAATCCCATGAGAATGACTGACAGTCATGGAACCAAGAGCCACATGAATACACCTGTTTCTAGCAACATGCATGGAGTTGTCCGgccagctctcccccaccctgctatCTCTCATGGGAATGCTGAGCAAGGGCAACCATCTGTTCGTCAGCCAAATTCTTCAGTTACTCAGCGATCAAGGCATCCTCTGCAGGATAATAGTGGTTCTAAAATCCGCCAGCCTGAAAGGAATCGAACTGGAAATCAAAGACATGGAAATGTATTTGACCCTAGTCTGCCCCATCTTCCCCTGTCTACCGGTGGCAGTATGATCCTTGGGCGCCAACAATCTACAATAGAAAAAAGAGGCAGCATTGTCCGTTTTATGTCTGATGGCCCTCAAGTGTCTAATGATAATGCAGCCCCTGACCAGCATGCTTTGTCTCAAAATTTTGGattcccttttattccagaggGTAGTATGAATCCACCAATAAATGCCAATACTTCTTTCATTCCACCAGTTACTCAGCCTAGTGCCACTCGAACACCAGCCCTAATCCCAGTAGATCCTCAAAATACACTGCCATCTTTCTATCCGCCTTATTCTCCTGCTCATCCTACTCTGtccaatgacatttctatccCTTACTTTCCCAATCAAATGTTTCCTAATCCAAGCACAGAAAAGCCCAGTAGTGGAGGTTTAAACAATCGATTTGGATCCATTTTATCTCCTCCCAGACCAGTTGGTTTTGCTCAGCCAAGTTTTCCTCTTCTCCCAGATATGCCGCCAATGCACATGGCCAATACATCACACTTATCCAATTTTAACTTGACATCTTTGTTTCCAGAAATAGCCACAGCTCTTCCTCCAGATGGTTCGGCAATGTCGCCTTTGCTTTCAATAGCAAACACGTCAGCTTCAGATTCTTCCAAGCAATCCTCAAACCGACCTGCCCACAACATAAGCCATATTCTAGGTCATGATTGTAGTTCAGCTGTATGA